The segment TCGGAGTTGACGTTATTGAGGCTGGATTTCCCATCTCATCTGTGGGTGACTTTGAAGCTGTAAAAAAGGTGGCTGAATCGGTAAAAGAGATTGGAGTTGCCGGACTTTGCAGAGCGAACAAAAAAGACATAGAAGTCGGCTGGGAAGCTTTACAAAGTGCTCCAAAGGCAAGAATTCACACTTTTATAGCAACCTCGGATATCCATATGAAGCATAAGCTCAAGAAAGAAAAAGACGAAGTGCTGACTATCGCTGAAGATTCAGTAAAATTTGCGAGAAATCTGTGTGATGATGTGGAATTCAGCGCAGAAGATGCCACAAGAACAGACCTGGACTTTTTGTGCAGGGTTGTGGAAACCGTTATAAACGCAGGAGCAAAAACCGTAAACATACCGGATACCGTAGGATATACGGTCCCAATCGAATTTGAACAGATAATCAGCACAATTATGAATAAAGTGCCCAATGTAGATAAGGCCAATATCAGTGTTCACTGTCATAATGATCTCGGACTTGCCGTAGCAAACTCACTTGCTGCAATCAAGGCAGGTGCAAGACAAATCGAATGCACCATAAACGGTATCGGAGAACGAGCCGGCAATGCTTCTCTCGAAGAAGTTATAATGTCTCTTTATGTAAGGAAAGACCTCTATGACTATATAAATTGTACTGTTAATACTCCGGAACTTTACAGAGCAAGCAGACTCCTTACCTCCATCACCGGTGTGGAAGTTCAGCCGAATAAAGCAATTGTGGGTAAAAATGCCTTTGCTCATGAAGCAGGAATTCACCAGGACGGAGTAATGAAAGAAAGAACCACATATGAAATCATGACTCCGGAAAGTGTGGGTTTTCCATCAAATAAGCTCGTTCTCGGAAAGCATTCCGGAAGACACGCTTTTGTTCAGAGACTTCAGGATCTTGGGTTTGAACTTCAGTCATATGATCTGGAAA is part of the Flexistipes sp. genome and harbors:
- a CDS encoding 2-isopropylmalate synthase, translating into MKMSEKLVIFDTTLRDGEQAPGFSMNVDEKVRLALQMEKLGVDVIEAGFPISSVGDFEAVKKVAESVKEIGVAGLCRANKKDIEVGWEALQSAPKARIHTFIATSDIHMKHKLKKEKDEVLTIAEDSVKFARNLCDDVEFSAEDATRTDLDFLCRVVETVINAGAKTVNIPDTVGYTVPIEFEQIISTIMNKVPNVDKANISVHCHNDLGLAVANSLAAIKAGARQIECTINGIGERAGNASLEEVIMSLYVRKDLYDYINCTVNTPELYRASRLLTSITGVEVQPNKAIVGKNAFAHEAGIHQDGVMKERTTYEIMTPESVGFPSNKLVLGKHSGRHAFVQRLQDLGFELQSYDLEKAFAKFKELADKKKEVYDEDLETIIENQISEAKEFYSLEYLNIVSGNTSIPTSTVQIVDEKGNITTDASTGDGPVDASFKAIERITGIPGRLKKYRINAVTAGKDAQGEVVVSVDFEKSGNEITGRGYSTDVVEASAKAYLNALNRYLLRKNSKIKKTSEGI